A region of Cellulophaga sp. RHA19 DNA encodes the following proteins:
- the kynU gene encoding kynureninase, with translation MQFKNTLEFAKELDANDALKGYRDQFYFPKINGKDAIYFTGNSLGLQPKTAQKFVNDVMKDWAQLGVEGHFYAEKSWWDYHERLAAPMATLLGAKIKEVCVMNTLTVNLHFLMASFYRPTAKRFKIICEEKAFPSDQYMLTSQVKFHGLNPKESIVEVKKREGEHFWRTEDVVAKINEVGDELALVLIGGVNYYNGQVFDMKTITKAGHNVGAFVGWDLAHAAGNIELKLNEWNADFASWCSYKYINSGPGNASGVYVNEKHLADDTIPRLEGWWGSKKETRFLMKPEFESSHTADSWQVSNPPVLAMAPYLASLEMFTEVGLPALIKKRDVIVSYLEFVLQEIDKEVEEATFEVITPKERGTQLSVLLHGQGKELFNYLMKNGVITDWREPNVIRLAPAPFYCSFEDMYRFGQILKEGILQSK, from the coding sequence ATGCAGTTTAAAAATACCTTAGAGTTTGCAAAAGAATTAGATGCTAATGATGCTTTAAAAGGATATAGAGATCAGTTTTACTTTCCTAAAATTAATGGTAAAGATGCTATTTATTTTACAGGAAACTCTCTTGGTTTACAACCAAAAACAGCGCAGAAGTTTGTAAATGATGTAATGAAAGACTGGGCACAGTTGGGGGTAGAAGGGCATTTTTATGCAGAAAAATCTTGGTGGGATTACCATGAGCGTTTAGCGGCACCTATGGCAACATTATTAGGAGCAAAAATAAAAGAGGTCTGTGTAATGAATACCTTAACGGTAAATCTTCATTTTTTAATGGCTTCTTTTTACAGGCCTACCGCTAAGAGGTTTAAAATTATCTGCGAAGAAAAGGCATTTCCATCAGACCAGTATATGCTAACTAGTCAGGTTAAATTTCACGGTTTAAACCCAAAGGAATCAATAGTTGAGGTCAAAAAAAGAGAAGGTGAGCATTTTTGGAGAACAGAAGATGTGGTTGCTAAGATTAATGAAGTAGGAGATGAGCTTGCACTTGTTTTAATTGGAGGTGTTAACTATTATAACGGACAGGTTTTTGATATGAAAACCATAACAAAAGCGGGTCATAATGTTGGTGCTTTTGTAGGTTGGGACTTGGCACATGCAGCTGGTAATATAGAACTTAAGTTAAATGAATGGAATGCTGATTTTGCATCATGGTGTAGTTATAAATACATAAATAGTGGTCCTGGCAACGCATCTGGAGTGTATGTTAATGAAAAACATTTAGCAGATGATACTATTCCTAGATTAGAAGGTTGGTGGGGATCTAAAAAGGAAACTCGTTTTTTAATGAAACCAGAGTTTGAGTCTAGTCACACTGCAGATTCTTGGCAAGTAAGTAACCCGCCAGTATTAGCTATGGCACCTTATTTAGCATCATTAGAAATGTTTACAGAGGTAGGCTTGCCAGCTTTAATTAAAAAGAGAGATGTAATAGTAAGTTATTTGGAGTTTGTATTACAGGAAATAGATAAAGAAGTAGAAGAAGCTACTTTTGAGGTTATAACTCCTAAAGAAAGAGGTACACAACTGTCTGTGTTGTTACATGGACAAGGAAAAGAATTATTTAATTACTTAATGAAAAACGGTGTAATAACAGATTGGAGAGAGCCAAACGTAATACGTTTAGCTCCTGCACCATTTTACTGTTCTTTTGAAGATATGTACCGTTTTGGTCAAATTTTAAAAGAAGGTATTTTGCAAAGCAAATAA
- a CDS encoding ClpP family protease, protein MSSKKGKVQEAIDEKLLNERKVFLWGMVDDNSAKHVIDRLLYLDLQGNEEIQFVINSPGGYVTSGFAIYDTIKSLKSPVSTVCSGLAASMGSILLSVGAKGRRFIQPHAQVMIHQPSGGAGGQASNIEIQAKEIIKTRELSARILAENCGQDFNKVMKDFDRDYWMNAEESVAYGIVDGILE, encoded by the coding sequence ATGAGTTCAAAAAAAGGTAAAGTTCAAGAAGCAATTGATGAAAAATTGTTGAATGAAAGAAAAGTGTTTTTATGGGGTATGGTAGATGATAACTCAGCAAAGCACGTTATAGATCGTTTGTTATATTTAGATTTACAAGGAAATGAAGAAATTCAGTTCGTTATAAATAGCCCAGGAGGTTATGTAACTTCAGGTTTTGCTATTTATGATACTATTAAATCTCTTAAGAGTCCTGTTTCTACAGTTTGTTCTGGTTTAGCAGCTTCTATGGGTTCTATATTATTATCTGTTGGTGCTAAAGGAAGACGTTTTATACAGCCGCACGCGCAGGTAATGATTCACCAACCAAGTGGTGGGGCAGGAGGCCAGGCTTCTAATATAGAAATACAAGCAAAAGAAATTATAAAAACAAGAGAATTGAGTGCAAGAATCTTAGCAGAAAATTGTGGTCAAGACTTTAATAAAGTAATGAAAGATTTTGACAGAGACTACTGGATGAACGCAGAAGAATCTGTTGCCTACGGAATTGTAGACGGAATCTTAGAATAA
- a CDS encoding FAD-dependent oxidoreductase has protein sequence MSKSPKDIAIVGSGLVGSLLAIYLRKEGHKVTVFDRRPDIRTVEFSGRSINLAMSNRGWNALQQVGLEKEIKEIAIPLYQRAMHVDGVPLYYQKYGKEEEAIWSTSRGILNRKMIDLAEAEGTEFRFSEKVWDVDLPEAKIFTGESEKGVWEEYKFDCVFGCDGAFSRVRHKMQRRSRFDYSQEFIKVGYKELSILPNEDGTHKLDKHSFHIWPRGKFMLIAMPNLDGSFTCTLFMPYEGDISFESIKTKEDARTFFSTHFPNVMPDLDNLIEDFFKNPTSAMVTMKCFPWTYWDKAALVGDSAHAIVPFYGQGMNAGFEDIFVLTNLLKKYPENWTLAFNEYQKERKPNADAIAELSYRNFVEMSSKTADPMFLLQKKIEKKFATEYPEKWLPVYSRVTFSNRPYAEALALGDEQEAIMKKVMQLPNIKEKWDSDEVTNKIIELLK, from the coding sequence ATGTCAAAATCTCCAAAAGACATAGCCATAGTTGGCTCCGGATTAGTGGGCTCTTTATTAGCTATTTACTTAAGAAAAGAAGGACACAAGGTTACTGTTTTTGACAGGCGACCAGATATACGCACAGTAGAGTTTTCTGGTAGGTCTATAAACCTAGCAATGAGCAATAGGGGTTGGAACGCATTGCAGCAAGTAGGTTTAGAAAAAGAAATAAAAGAAATAGCAATACCACTTTACCAAAGAGCAATGCACGTAGATGGTGTGCCTTTATATTACCAAAAATATGGTAAAGAAGAAGAGGCAATTTGGTCTACATCTAGAGGAATTTTAAATAGAAAAATGATAGATTTGGCAGAAGCCGAAGGAACTGAATTTCGTTTTTCAGAAAAAGTTTGGGATGTAGATTTACCTGAAGCAAAAATATTTACAGGAGAATCTGAAAAAGGTGTCTGGGAAGAATATAAGTTTGACTGTGTTTTTGGTTGTGATGGCGCTTTTTCTAGAGTACGTCATAAAATGCAAAGACGTAGTAGGTTTGATTATTCTCAGGAATTTATAAAGGTAGGATATAAAGAACTGTCTATTTTACCTAATGAAGATGGCACACATAAATTAGATAAACACTCTTTTCATATATGGCCAAGAGGTAAGTTTATGCTTATTGCTATGCCAAACTTAGATGGTAGCTTCACCTGTACGCTTTTTATGCCGTATGAGGGTGATATTTCTTTTGAGAGTATTAAGACCAAAGAAGATGCTAGAACGTTCTTCTCTACGCATTTCCCTAATGTAATGCCAGATTTAGATAACCTTATAGAAGATTTCTTTAAAAATCCGACAAGTGCAATGGTTACAATGAAATGTTTTCCTTGGACGTATTGGGATAAGGCTGCGCTTGTGGGCGATTCTGCACATGCAATAGTACCTTTTTATGGTCAAGGTATGAATGCTGGTTTTGAAGATATTTTTGTGCTTACAAATTTACTTAAGAAGTATCCAGAGAATTGGACTTTGGCTTTTAATGAATACCAAAAAGAGCGTAAACCAAATGCAGATGCTATAGCAGAACTTAGTTATAGGAATTTTGTAGAAATGAGTAGTAAAACAGCAGATCCAATGTTTTTACTACAAAAAAAGATAGAGAAAAAATTTGCAACAGAATACCCAGAAAAATGGTTGCCGGTGTACTCTAGGGTAACGTTTAGTAATAGGCCTTATGCAGAGGCATTAGCATTAGGAGATGAGCAAGAAGCAATAATGAAAAAAGTAATGCAGCTACCTAATATAAAAGAAAAGTGGGATAGTGACGAGGTTACTAACAAAATAATAGAATTACTTAAATAA
- a CDS encoding zinc ribbon domain-containing protein, with amino-acid sequence MAKKKEATVEEKLRALYDLQLIDSRVDEIRNVRGELPLEVEDLEDEVLGLKTRLDKLKTDVETVNFEITAKKNLIEEAKGLIKKYAEQQKNVRNSREFNSLSKEVEFQELEIQLAEKNIKEFKAQIEQKKQVISDTKERLSAKESHLKHKKSELSEILAETEKEEKALLKKSEDFQSQIEERLVKAYTRIRTNVKNGLAVVAIERGASGGSFFTIPPQVQVEIAARKKIITDEHSGRILVDPVLAEEESERMQKMFSKL; translated from the coding sequence ATGGCAAAAAAGAAAGAAGCAACGGTAGAAGAAAAATTAAGAGCATTATATGACTTGCAATTAATTGATTCTAGAGTCGATGAGATAAGAAACGTTAGGGGTGAACTCCCGTTGGAAGTTGAAGATTTAGAAGATGAAGTTTTAGGACTTAAAACTAGATTGGATAAATTAAAAACTGATGTGGAAACCGTTAATTTTGAAATAACAGCTAAGAAAAATTTAATTGAGGAAGCTAAAGGCCTAATTAAAAAATACGCTGAACAACAAAAGAACGTAAGAAACAGTCGTGAATTTAACTCTTTATCTAAAGAAGTTGAGTTTCAAGAATTAGAAATTCAATTGGCTGAAAAAAACATCAAAGAATTTAAAGCGCAAATAGAGCAGAAAAAACAAGTTATTTCTGATACTAAAGAGCGTTTATCTGCTAAAGAATCTCACTTAAAGCACAAGAAAAGTGAATTAAGCGAAATTTTAGCTGAAACTGAAAAAGAAGAAAAAGCATTACTAAAAAAATCTGAAGACTTCCAAAGTCAAATTGAAGAGCGTTTAGTAAAAGCTTACACTAGAATTAGAACCAATGTAAAAAATGGTTTAGCAGTTGTAGCTATTGAAAGAGGTGCATCTGGAGGCTCTTTCTTTACAATACCACCACAGGTACAAGTAGAAATTGCTGCTCGTAAAAAAATTATTACAGATGAGCACAGTGGTAGAATATTAGTAGACCCTGTTTTAGCTGAAGAAGAAAGTGAAAGAATGCAAAAAATGTTTTCTAAATTATAG
- a CDS encoding Nif3-like dinuclear metal center hexameric protein, whose translation MTVKEITNIIEDFAPLNYAEDFDNVGLLIGNATTKVTGVLVTLDTLENVVDEAIAQNCNLIVSFHPIIFSGLKKITGANYVERVVLKAIKNDIAIYSMHTALDNSNKGVNAKICEVLGLTNTKILIPQKGTIKKLTTYVPKKEAAELKEVLFAAGAGNIGNYSNCSFTTIGTCSFKPNEKANPTIGEIGKTQTEEEVQINVTFEKAKEKKILQALFKNHSYEEVAYEITTLENTNQNIGMGMVGELENPVNETKFLQDLKIKMNADCVRHSNLLNKKIKKVAVLGGSGSFAIAAAKAVNADVFITADLKYHQFYEAENKILLADIGHFETEQFTKNLLVEILTKKIPNFAVSLSESITNPIKYF comes from the coding sequence ATGACTGTAAAAGAAATTACAAACATTATTGAAGATTTTGCGCCGCTAAATTACGCAGAAGATTTTGATAATGTAGGCCTACTAATTGGTAATGCTACCACAAAAGTTACTGGGGTACTAGTTACTCTAGACACTTTAGAAAATGTTGTAGATGAAGCTATTGCCCAAAACTGTAACTTAATTGTAAGTTTTCATCCTATTATTTTTTCTGGCCTAAAGAAAATTACGGGTGCAAACTATGTAGAGCGTGTAGTTTTAAAGGCTATTAAAAATGATATTGCGATTTACAGTATGCACACCGCCTTAGACAATAGTAACAAAGGTGTAAATGCTAAAATTTGTGAAGTTTTAGGACTTACAAACACTAAAATTTTAATTCCGCAAAAAGGCACCATAAAAAAATTAACAACTTATGTTCCTAAAAAAGAAGCTGCAGAATTAAAAGAAGTTTTATTTGCTGCTGGCGCAGGTAATATAGGTAATTATAGCAATTGTAGTTTTACAACAATAGGCACATGTAGTTTTAAACCTAATGAAAAAGCCAACCCAACAATAGGCGAAATTGGAAAAACACAAACCGAAGAAGAAGTACAAATAAATGTAACTTTTGAAAAAGCTAAAGAGAAGAAAATTTTACAAGCTCTTTTTAAAAATCATTCTTACGAGGAGGTTGCTTACGAAATAACAACCTTAGAAAACACCAATCAAAATATTGGTATGGGAATGGTAGGTGAGCTAGAAAATCCCGTAAATGAGACCAAATTTCTTCAAGATTTAAAGATAAAGATGAATGCCGACTGTGTTAGGCACTCTAATTTGCTAAATAAAAAAATAAAAAAAGTAGCTGTACTAGGCGGGAGTGGCTCTTTTGCAATAGCTGCCGCAAAGGCTGTAAACGCTGATGTTTTTATTACAGCAGACTTAAAATATCATCAATTTTACGAGGCAGAAAACAAAATATTACTGGCAGATATAGGACACTTTGAAACAGAGCAGTTTACAAAAAATCTTTTAGTAGAGATACTTACAAAAAAAATTCCTAATTTTGCAGTCTCTTTATCGGAGAGTATTACAAATCCTATCAAGTATTTTTAA
- the lpxK gene encoding tetraacyldisaccharide 4'-kinase: MQLLRKIAFPFSLLYALVVYLRNYLFNIGVFSSKSYKTTTVCVGNLSAGGTGKTPMIELLILNLQQHYKLAVLSRGYGRKSKGLLIAKSATTVEELGDEPYQIYKKYPAITMVVDGDRRNGIETLEQKIKPDVILLDDAYQHRKVKPTFAILLTAYGNLYVDDWYLPTGNLRDAKNEAKRANVIIVTKCPATINNEECLKIKGKLKLKKNQQLLFASLSYAQELKGFAEGLTLTSFKGKKITLVTGIANPKPLVDFLNTQGVDFEHLAYSDHHFFTAAEIETFTSKEFVLTTEKDFVRLKGKLKNLCYIEVQHKILDKGKDKLLSSINDLIK, translated from the coding sequence ATGCAACTACTCAGAAAAATAGCATTCCCTTTTTCTTTACTTTACGCTTTAGTGGTGTATCTGCGTAACTATTTGTTTAATATAGGTGTTTTTTCTTCAAAATCTTATAAGACAACAACAGTATGTGTTGGTAATTTAAGTGCTGGTGGTACAGGTAAAACGCCAATGATAGAGCTTTTAATATTAAACCTACAACAACATTATAAGCTAGCAGTTTTAAGTAGAGGGTATGGTCGTAAATCAAAGGGGTTGCTAATAGCTAAAAGTGCAACTACAGTAGAGGAATTAGGAGATGAGCCTTATCAAATTTATAAGAAATACCCAGCTATAACAATGGTTGTAGATGGTGATCGTAGAAACGGAATTGAGACTTTAGAACAAAAAATTAAACCAGATGTTATTTTATTGGATGATGCTTATCAGCATAGAAAGGTAAAGCCAACCTTTGCTATTTTACTTACTGCTTATGGTAATTTGTATGTTGATGATTGGTATTTGCCAACAGGAAACTTGCGTGATGCAAAAAATGAAGCTAAAAGAGCAAATGTTATTATAGTAACAAAATGTCCGGCTACAATTAATAATGAAGAGTGTTTAAAAATAAAGGGTAAGCTAAAACTTAAAAAAAACCAGCAATTATTGTTTGCAAGTTTAAGTTATGCGCAAGAACTAAAGGGGTTTGCAGAGGGTTTAACTTTAACTAGCTTTAAAGGAAAAAAAATAACCTTGGTAACGGGTATTGCAAATCCCAAGCCTTTAGTAGATTTTTTAAATACTCAAGGTGTAGATTTTGAACATCTGGCATATAGTGATCATCATTTTTTTACAGCGGCAGAAATAGAAACTTTTACTAGTAAAGAATTTGTATTAACTACAGAAAAAGACTTTGTACGATTAAAAGGAAAATTAAAAAACTTGTGTTACATAGAAGTACAGCACAAAATTTTAGATAAAGGAAAAGATAAATTACTGTCTTCTATTAATGACTTAATTAAGTAA
- a CDS encoding response regulator: protein MKKVKHNLIFKTVLAAIFSCLLFSCAVAQESPTALKDLDYYFALARKYKNQNNTKPALEAIQKATEYAEKNEDEKGQIDCFHQYAFLYLKLNNVPRSKFYWERTKVLLKGITYPYGSSESKYLEAIYLYLDKNNFQAEEKLVEAKQLSNDRNLLNRIVLTQANINFQKTNFLKASRFYNALVVNSDIYEKDYFTTQGYLGLANINSLDNPEDCIKFCLEGLPIAKANGFVNELLEFNTLIAKAYEDIEDYNSSLLFNKNLIHIKDSIYSITNAKAKERTANDIHIEGLEEDVKTLLEKNIEQEASINRSESTNIVAFAILAIISLLAISLYRNNQIKIKTNKILHQTNKELEIAKDDAVKAMEAKTNFLSTVSHELRTPLYAVTGLTNLLLEENPTESQKDHLKSLKFSGDYLLNFINDILQVNKIDAQKLETLQIEFSLRKTIKDVIDSLQQSAKSNNTKLSLNIDKKISRAHLGDPIKISQILINLIGNAIKFTKNGEVSVTINEIKKIEDLCTISFEVKDTGIGISNELQENIFDSFEQGSIQINREYGGTGLGLTIVKNLLKLFGSTIHLESTKGVGSIFSFDIDLICKDKNTENPEEEYIPQEFIFEGLKLLIVEDNKINQVITKKMLSKKGMVSDIANNGTEAIELAQNNTYDAILMDIHMPGISGVEATIEIRKFDSEIPIIALTAISLDDSVENFYAAGCDDIVTKPFKPDYFYQKIGENIFNKKIT from the coding sequence TTGAAAAAAGTAAAACATAATCTAATTTTTAAAACAGTACTTGCTGCTATTTTTAGTTGCTTACTGTTTTCTTGTGCAGTTGCTCAAGAATCCCCAACTGCACTTAAAGATTTAGATTACTACTTTGCTCTTGCACGAAAATACAAGAACCAGAACAACACAAAACCTGCCTTAGAAGCAATACAAAAAGCTACCGAATACGCAGAAAAAAATGAAGATGAAAAAGGTCAGATAGATTGTTTTCATCAATATGCATTTTTATATTTAAAACTTAACAATGTTCCTAGATCTAAATTTTATTGGGAACGCACCAAAGTATTATTAAAAGGTATTACATATCCTTATGGGTCTAGTGAAAGCAAATACCTTGAGGCAATTTATTTATACTTAGATAAAAATAATTTTCAGGCTGAAGAAAAATTAGTAGAAGCAAAACAACTAAGTAACGATCGTAATTTACTTAACCGCATAGTATTAACTCAGGCCAACATCAATTTTCAAAAAACAAATTTTTTAAAAGCATCTAGGTTTTATAATGCATTAGTTGTAAACTCAGACATTTACGAAAAAGATTATTTTACCACTCAAGGCTACTTGGGCCTTGCTAATATTAATTCTTTAGATAATCCTGAAGATTGTATTAAGTTTTGCTTAGAAGGCTTACCTATTGCAAAAGCAAATGGCTTTGTAAATGAATTATTAGAATTTAATACACTAATAGCTAAGGCATATGAAGACATTGAAGACTACAACTCTTCTCTTCTTTTTAATAAGAATTTAATTCATATTAAAGACTCTATCTACAGTATCACCAATGCTAAAGCCAAAGAAAGAACTGCAAATGATATACATATAGAAGGGTTAGAGGAAGACGTAAAAACTCTACTTGAAAAAAACATAGAGCAAGAGGCATCTATAAACAGGTCTGAAAGCACCAATATTGTAGCCTTTGCTATTTTGGCTATTATTTCTCTTTTAGCTATTTCTTTATATAGAAATAATCAAATAAAAATAAAAACAAATAAAATACTACACCAAACCAATAAAGAATTAGAAATTGCTAAGGATGATGCTGTAAAAGCTATGGAAGCCAAAACCAATTTCTTATCTACAGTAAGCCATGAACTACGCACACCTTTATATGCTGTTACTGGTTTAACTAATTTATTGCTTGAGGAAAACCCAACAGAAAGCCAAAAGGATCATTTAAAATCTTTAAAATTTTCTGGAGACTACCTTTTAAACTTTATAAATGACATACTACAGGTAAATAAAATTGATGCTCAAAAATTAGAGACGTTACAGATAGAGTTTAGCCTAAGAAAAACAATTAAAGACGTAATAGACTCTCTACAGCAAAGTGCAAAATCTAACAATACTAAACTTAGTTTAAATATTGATAAAAAAATATCAAGAGCACATTTAGGAGACCCTATAAAAATATCTCAAATACTTATAAACCTTATAGGTAACGCCATTAAATTTACTAAAAACGGAGAAGTATCTGTTACTATTAATGAAATTAAAAAGATTGAAGACCTTTGTACAATTTCTTTTGAAGTAAAAGACACAGGTATAGGAATATCTAATGAGTTACAAGAAAATATTTTTGATAGTTTTGAGCAAGGCTCTATACAAATAAATAGAGAATATGGTGGCACAGGACTTGGTTTAACCATTGTAAAAAACCTACTAAAACTTTTTGGAAGTACTATTCACTTAGAAAGTACAAAAGGAGTTGGATCTATTTTTAGCTTTGATATAGACCTAATTTGCAAAGACAAAAACACAGAAAATCCAGAAGAAGAATATATTCCGCAAGAATTTATTTTTGAAGGCTTAAAATTACTTATTGTTGAAGACAACAAAATAAATCAAGTAATTACAAAAAAAATGCTTTCTAAAAAAGGAATGGTTAGTGATATAGCTAATAACGGCACAGAAGCAATAGAGCTTGCACAGAACAACACTTACGATGCTATTTTAATGGATATTCATATGCCAGGCATTAGCGGTGTAGAAGCTACTATAGAAATTAGAAAATTTGATTCTGAAATACCTATTATTGCACTTACTGCAATATCTTTAGATGATAGTGTAGAAAATTTTTATGCTGCAGGCTGTGATGATATTGTTACCAAACCTTTTAAACCTGACTATTTCTACCAAAAAATTGGTGAGAATATTTTTAACAAAAAAATTACTTAA
- the gap gene encoding type I glyceraldehyde-3-phosphate dehydrogenase: MKKINIGINGFGRIGRTLFRLLNQHPNLNVVAINDLADAKTLAHLLKYDSVHGIFNENISNTESTITVNDEVINLTNATTPKDIPWHASNVDLVIESSGKFKTQEDLNYHLQNGAKKVILSVPPVDNAIKMIVYGINHTDITAEDHIISNASCTTNNAAPMVKVINDLCGIEQAYITTIHSYTTDQSLHDQPHRDLRRARAAGQSIIPTTTGAARALTKIFPDLADVIGGCGIRVPVPNGSLTDITFNVKKETSITEINNAFKYQAANDLKEIMHYTEDPIVSIDVNNSFYSCTFDSQMTSVIGKMVKVIGWYDNESGYSSRIIDLINLLVQKKYI, from the coding sequence ATGAAAAAAATAAACATTGGTATTAACGGCTTCGGCAGAATTGGTCGTACGTTATTTAGGTTACTAAACCAACACCCAAATTTAAACGTAGTAGCTATAAATGATTTGGCAGATGCTAAAACATTAGCTCACCTATTAAAGTATGATAGTGTACACGGTATTTTTAATGAGAATATTTCTAATACAGAAAGTACTATCACTGTAAATGATGAAGTAATTAACCTTACAAATGCTACTACTCCAAAAGATATTCCTTGGCACGCTAGTAATGTTGACTTGGTTATAGAATCGTCAGGTAAATTTAAAACGCAAGAAGATTTAAATTATCATTTACAAAACGGAGCTAAAAAAGTTATATTATCTGTTCCACCAGTAGACAACGCTATTAAAATGATTGTTTACGGTATAAATCACACAGATATAACTGCAGAAGATCATATTATTTCCAATGCATCATGTACCACAAATAATGCTGCTCCTATGGTAAAGGTTATTAATGATTTATGCGGTATAGAGCAAGCGTATATTACAACTATACACTCTTATACCACAGACCAGAGTCTGCATGACCAACCACACAGAGATTTACGTAGAGCAAGAGCAGCAGGGCAATCTATTATTCCTACAACAACTGGTGCAGCAAGAGCATTAACCAAAATATTTCCAGATTTAGCAGATGTTATTGGAGGTTGCGGTATACGCGTACCTGTACCAAACGGTTCTTTAACAGATATTACTTTTAACGTAAAAAAAGAAACATCTATAACAGAAATAAATAATGCTTTTAAGTACCAAGCAGCCAATGACTTAAAAGAAATTATGCATTACACCGAAGATCCTATTGTTTCTATTGATGTAAACAATAGTTTTTATTCTTGTACGTTTGATTCTCAGATGACTTCAGTAATTGGAAAAATGGTGAAAGTTATTGGTTGGTATGATAATGAGTCTGGATACAGCAGTAGAATTATTGACCTTATAAATTTGTTGGTTCAAAAAAAATATATTTGA
- the lipA gene encoding lipoyl synthase: MSINTVDNVKPPKGKPKWLRVKLPTGKKYTQLRGLVDKYSLNTICTSGSCPNMGECWGEGTATFMILGNVCTRSCGFCGVKTGRPEDVDWEEPEKVARSIKIMSIKHAVITSVDRDDLKDMGSIIWAETVKAIRRMNPETTLETLIPDFQGINTHLDRIIEVAPEVVSHNMETVKRLTREVRIQAKYERSLDVLRYLKDNGARRTKSGIMLGLGEKEEEVIQTLRDLRDANVDVVTIGQYLQPSKKHLPVKEFILPEQFKKYEELGLEMGFRHVESGALVRSSYKAHKHIN; this comes from the coding sequence ATGAGTATTAACACTGTAGATAACGTAAAACCGCCTAAGGGAAAACCAAAATGGTTACGAGTAAAACTACCTACTGGTAAAAAGTACACACAATTAAGAGGCTTAGTAGATAAGTATAGCCTTAATACTATTTGTACTTCTGGTAGTTGCCCTAATATGGGAGAATGTTGGGGAGAAGGCACAGCTACATTTATGATTCTTGGTAACGTATGTACAAGATCATGTGGTTTTTGCGGTGTAAAAACAGGCAGACCAGAAGATGTAGATTGGGAAGAACCAGAAAAAGTAGCTCGTTCTATTAAAATAATGAGCATTAAACATGCTGTTATTACATCTGTAGACAGAGACGATTTAAAAGATATGGGTTCTATTATATGGGCAGAAACTGTTAAGGCCATAAGAAGAATGAACCCTGAAACTACCTTAGAAACTCTTATTCCAGATTTTCAAGGAATAAACACTCATTTAGATCGTATTATTGAAGTGGCTCCAGAAGTAGTTTCTCATAATATGGAAACAGTAAAAAGACTAACAAGAGAAGTGCGTATACAAGCTAAATATGAAAGAAGTTTAGATGTATTACGATACTTAAAAGATAACGGCGCCAGAAGAACTAAATCTGGTATTATGCTTGGTCTTGGTGAAAAAGAAGAAGAAGTTATACAAACTTTAAGAGACCTTAGAGATGCAAATGTAGATGTTGTAACTATTGGTCAATATTTACAACCTTCTAAAAAACACCTACCTGTTAAGGAGTTTATTTTACCAGAACAGTTTAAAAAGTATGAAGAATTAGGATTAGAAATGGGCTTTAGACACGTAGAAAGTGGCGCCTTAGTTAGATCTTCATACAAAGCACACAAACATATTAACTAA
- a CDS encoding RNA polymerase sigma factor, with amino-acid sequence MKLSEEELISNLTKAKAGNQIAFSNLLDTFWNDVYGFLLVRTENENDAEDLTIQTFSKAFDKINTYDDSYKFKTWLITIGKNLHVDLFRKRKRSVLENMNYGNDDVIKVLDDAPTIEDQLIIDQNLANLLQDIKKLKPAYQKIINLRYFNELSYADIATELNEPINSVKVKLLRAKKLLAQIIKAKRKS; translated from the coding sequence ATGAAATTATCTGAAGAAGAACTTATCTCTAACCTAACCAAAGCTAAAGCAGGTAACCAAATTGCTTTTAGCAACCTTTTGGACACTTTCTGGAACGATGTTTATGGCTTTTTATTAGTTAGAACAGAGAACGAGAATGATGCTGAAGACCTTACCATACAAACGTTTTCTAAAGCTTTTGATAAAATAAACACTTACGATGATAGCTATAAGTTTAAAACTTGGCTAATTACAATTGGTAAAAATTTACACGTAGATTTATTTAGAAAAAGAAAACGTAGCGTATTAGAAAATATGAATTATGGCAATGATGATGTTATAAAAGTATTAGACGACGCACCCACTATTGAAGATCAATTAATAATAGATCAAAATTTAGCAAATTTACTGCAAGACATAAAAAAGCTAAAACCAGCATATCAAAAAATTATAAACCTACGCTACTTTAACGAACTTAGTTACGCAGATATAGCCACAGAGCTAAACGAACCTATAAACAGTGTTAAAGTAAAACTACTAAGAGCAAAAAAACTACTTGCACAAATTATAAAAGCTAAACGTAAATCTTGA